In the genome of Syntrophorhabdales bacterium, the window AACACAAGAGCGGATGCCTTTTCTGCGGTAAAGAACTTATCTATCTGAAAGAGGCTGAGGAGCTCAACTGCATTTTTTGTAACCGCGTTTTTCCCACACAGGCGAGGTGTGTTGACAGACATTTTGTCTGCGACGCGTGTCATGCCCTGTCTGCCAACGATCTGATCGAGCGATTTACCATAGAAAGCTCTTCAAAGAACCCCATGGAGATGGCGTTGACCCTCATGAAGAGCCCGGCCCTGAAAATGCACGGTCCTGAGCACCACTTTCTCGTTCCGGCTGTGCTGATTTCTGCTTTCTACAACACAAGAGCAGGAGAGCAGGATGAAAAGGAGAAGAAGGTAAAACAGGCCCGTAAGCGGTCAGAAAATGTACTCGGAGGCTTCTGCGGTTTCTATGGTGACTGCGGCGCTGCGGTTGGCACTGGCATAGCAGTGAGCGTTCTGACCGGCGCGACACCGCTGTCCAGGAAGGAGTGGAGGCTCTCAAATCTCATGACCGCGAAGAGCCTCCTTGAAATCGCGAACGCGGGCGGACCTCGCTGCTGCAAGAGGAATTCCTTTCTGGCAATACAGGAGGCTGTCTCCTTCATTAAAGAAGGGTTCGGAGTAGAGGTCGGTTGGAGCACTGAAAAGCTGAAGTGTCAGTTCCATTCATTGAATAAGGAATGTAGAAAGAGAGACTGCAGGTTTTATCCAGAGGGCCTGGCACATGAGTGACGACACGCAGCGAGAAGAAGCCGTGGCAGTGGCTCGAGAAATTATGATCGAGTTTGCAAAAGCAACCGGATTGCGGCCCGCCACAGGCTCACCGAGGCGGTATCTGTGGACGGATGCTTTTGCGGTGTGCAACTTTCTCGGGCTTTACGAGGAGTACCATGAAGAGAGTTTCATGCATCTGGCGCTGCAGCTTGTGGATCAGGTACACAATGTGCTTGGCCGTTTTCGACAGGACGACGAGCGAAGCGGCTGGCTCAGCGGACTCGGTGAGCAGGAGGGCGCGCTCCATCCCACTGTGGGCGGGCTACGGATAGGTAAGCAACTGCGAGAACGCAAGCCGGACGAACCTCCTGACGAGCGCCTGGAATGGGACCGGGACGGGCAGTACTATCATTACCTCACCAAATGGATGCATGCCCTCGACCGCGTCACGTGTGTCACCGGAGATTTCAGATATAATCGATGGGCTATTGAACTGGCCAAAAGGGCCCAGGCCGGATTTGTATATACGCCTTTTGCCGATGGTGAGAAGCGGATGTACTGGAAGATGAGCACAGATCTTTCCCATGCTCTCGTGCCCTCCATGGGTCTCCACGATCCACTCGACGGATTGATCACCTTTACCCAGCTCGATGTTACCGCCGGGTTGGGCCCGGCTCCCGCAAAGACGGATCTGGAGTCTGAGATTACTGATCTGGCTGCTATGTGCCAGGGAAGAAACTGGGTGTCTGATGATCCCCTCGGCATCGGCGGCCTGCTCGCTGATGCCTTCAGGATTGGCCAGCTGATGACGAAAGGTGCTTTCGCGGGAACAGACCTGCTTTTGAACCTGCTGCGCGCCTCGATCCTGGGGTTGGAATCGTTTGCGTCAGAGGATACTTTGCGAATGCCCGCGAAGCACCGTCTTGCTTTCCGGGAGTTGGGACTTTCAATCGGATTGAAAGCAGCAGACAGGCTTTCCGGCCTTGTACGTGCAAAAACGAGGACGTTCGGCGAACAACATGATGTGAGGAATTTGGTTGAGGCGTTGAAAAACTACGAGAGACTAGGTGAGCTGATTGACGGTTTCTGGCTTGATCCAGAGCACCGGAACGTCAGAAGCTGGACTGATCATCGAGACATTAATATGGTGATGCTCGCGACCTCCCTTGCACCCCAGGGATATGTGACCCTTTATGCCGATCCTTCGTGAGTGACCCGGATAGTACCGAGCAACAAAAGAGAGATCACGGCGCAACTTCCCATCAACGTGGTCATAGGCCTGGCCGTTCCGTTGTGTAGGTAGCTCACCAGGGCGGATGCCGATGCCCCCGCTACCATCTGGATGCTTCCGATCAGGGCGGAAGCGCTGCCTGCATTTCTCGTGAACGGACGTAATGCGAGCGCCATGACATTCGGGCCGACAAGCCCGAAACAGAAAAGGTAGCAGAAGATGAGCACGACCATTGTCGTCGCTCCGATGAGACCTACATAGACAGCGGTTATCAGTATGAGCGCCACGCCCGCCTGAACAGCGTTGGCTCTCATCAAGACTTTCCTGCCGCTGTGCTTCTTTAACCAGATCCTGTTGAACTGTGCGGCTATAACCAGACCCAACACGTTGGCCCCGTATATCCACCCGAATTGTGTTTCGGTGAAGCCCAGTAGTTTCATGTAGACGAAAGGCGAGCCCGAGATGTAGGCAAAAAAGCCCGCTGTCGCAGCAGCATTGGCCAGCGTGTGTCTCAAGAAGCCTGGCTCTCTGTACACCGTCAGATATTCGAGTCCAACCTGCCTGGGTCGCAATGAAATGGAAGCGTCCACCCCCTTGCTCTCTGGAAGGAACCAGCCGACCGCGATAAAGATCAACGTCGCGATGCCCGCCAGAATGACGAAAATAAATCGCCAACCGAGAGCAGCTACCACCAGACCGCCTATGGTGGGCGCCACAATGGGAGCAATACCGAAGACCATTATCAGCATTGAGAGCACGCGAGCGATCTCGCTCCCGGAAAAAAGATCGCGTACCATTGCCCTGCTGCCGACGAAGCCCACGCAGCCGCCGAGAGCCAGAAACAGCCGCAGCGCGATCAGAAAGTGTATAGATGGAGAGAGAGCACAACCAAAAGCAGCCGCTATGTACAGGATAAGCCCTGCAAGAAGCGGCCTTCTTCGCCCGTACCGGTCCATGATCGGACCGTACGCCAACTGCCCGATGGCCATACCTATGAAATAGCTCGTCAGCGAAAGCGCCACATGAGCGATGTCTGTGTTCAGGCCGTCCGCGATGGCGGGGAAGCCGGGCAGATACATATCGACTGAAAAAGGTCCCAGGGCGGAAAGGGAAGCGAGGAGGAGCAGTACGAGTCTATGTTGCGTTTGCTGGGGTCGGTTCACGCAGAAGCTTACGACATAAAGAATTGTGACGCAACAGCACGAAGTCGCGCGGAGGTCTGCCCGAGGTCTTCTTCGGGCGCGCCAT includes:
- a CDS encoding multidrug effflux MFS transporter gives rise to the protein MNRPQQTQHRLVLLLLASLSALGPFSVDMYLPGFPAIADGLNTDIAHVALSLTSYFIGMAIGQLAYGPIMDRYGRRRPLLAGLILYIAAAFGCALSPSIHFLIALRLFLALGGCVGFVGSRAMVRDLFSGSEIARVLSMLIMVFGIAPIVAPTIGGLVVAALGWRFIFVILAGIATLIFIAVGWFLPESKGVDASISLRPRQVGLEYLTVYREPGFLRHTLANAAATAGFFAYISGSPFVYMKLLGFTETQFGWIYGANVLGLVIAAQFNRIWLKKHSGRKVLMRANAVQAGVALILITAVYVGLIGATTMVVLIFCYLFCFGLVGPNVMALALRPFTRNAGSASALIGSIQMVAGASASALVSYLHNGTARPMTTLMGSCAVISLLLLGTIRVTHEGSA
- a CDS encoding DUF5714 domain-containing protein, which produces MEHKSGCLFCGKELIYLKEAEELNCIFCNRVFPTQARCVDRHFVCDACHALSANDLIERFTIESSSKNPMEMALTLMKSPALKMHGPEHHFLVPAVLISAFYNTRAGEQDEKEKKVKQARKRSENVLGGFCGFYGDCGAAVGTGIAVSVLTGATPLSRKEWRLSNLMTAKSLLEIANAGGPRCCKRNSFLAIQEAVSFIKEGFGVEVGWSTEKLKCQFHSLNKECRKRDCRFYPEGLAHE